Proteins encoded within one genomic window of Bradyrhizobium sp. 186:
- the mdoH gene encoding glucans biosynthesis glucosyltransferase MdoH, translated as MDTMRTSPALELVEGECYLPAENPIAMPACRLDRIPESTPCRCGQGFTGRRILILTGTVALTAAGAYGMYEVLQVGGITVLEGLVLALFLVLFAWIAFSFMSTLAGFFLLLARGRDVLPIDNEGPVPAISTRTAMLLPIYNEDPHHVMARLRAMYESLEATGTAQRFDWFLLSDTTDPNVWIAEELAFIELQRACSVGHLFYRHRSDNTARKSGNIAEWVRRFGGAYDHMIILDADSLMSGDTVVRLVHAMEDNPYAALIQTLPVIINARSLFSRLQQFAGRLYGPLIAAGNAWWYGSESNYWGHNAVIRVQAFAQAAGLPELHGRKPFGGHILSHDFVEAALMRRAGWGIFMAANLGGSFEEIPPSLLDFAARDRRWCQGNLQHIAVLPARGLHWVSRLHLLTGIGSYLTAPLWLLFLLLGILISLQAYFVRPEYFPKGFALFPAWPAQDPVLAAWVFVATMGLLILPKLLAYLVMVAHREERRAFGGGTRVLVAVVAEILLAALIAPSMMIFQSTAVAEILVGRDGGWQVQRRSNGGLTRDEICRKFTVPTLCGIVMAVSAFATSVPLLLWMSPVIIGLALAIPIGIVTSSPTRIGRLFATPEDNLSPEVLVRARELASSGFIEAPAALDELRRNPALLWRHIESLPPPRRKSGTIDVDLAIARAKIEDSDSFEELFDELSARETLAVLKNRVVLRQVMEMTSRSALGADRAPS; from the coding sequence ATGGACACCATGAGGACATCGCCCGCGCTCGAGCTTGTCGAAGGCGAGTGCTACTTGCCCGCTGAAAACCCGATCGCCATGCCGGCCTGTCGTCTGGATCGGATACCCGAGTCAACGCCGTGCAGGTGCGGCCAAGGCTTTACGGGGCGGCGCATCCTCATCTTGACTGGCACAGTGGCTCTCACCGCAGCAGGTGCTTACGGGATGTACGAAGTGCTTCAGGTCGGCGGGATCACGGTGCTGGAAGGACTGGTGCTAGCGCTGTTCTTGGTCCTGTTTGCCTGGATTGCATTTTCGTTCATGTCGACGCTGGCCGGCTTCTTCTTGCTGCTGGCGAGAGGCCGAGATGTCCTGCCGATCGACAATGAAGGACCGGTACCCGCGATCTCGACTCGCACGGCCATGCTGCTGCCCATCTACAACGAGGATCCGCATCACGTCATGGCACGGCTGCGCGCCATGTATGAGTCGCTCGAAGCCACCGGAACGGCTCAGCGTTTCGACTGGTTTCTGCTCAGCGATACGACCGATCCCAACGTCTGGATCGCTGAGGAGCTTGCGTTCATAGAACTGCAGCGGGCCTGTAGTGTCGGCCATCTCTTCTATCGGCACCGCTCGGACAATACCGCCCGGAAATCCGGCAATATCGCCGAATGGGTCAGGCGCTTCGGTGGTGCTTATGACCATATGATTATCCTCGATGCCGACAGCCTGATGAGCGGGGACACCGTCGTTCGGCTGGTGCATGCGATGGAGGACAATCCGTACGCCGCGTTGATCCAGACGCTCCCGGTCATCATTAACGCGCGGAGTCTGTTTAGTCGCCTCCAGCAATTTGCCGGACGCCTCTATGGTCCGTTGATCGCCGCGGGAAACGCCTGGTGGTACGGCTCGGAAAGCAACTATTGGGGCCACAACGCCGTCATCCGCGTCCAGGCATTCGCGCAGGCAGCCGGCTTACCGGAACTGCACGGACGCAAGCCGTTTGGCGGGCACATACTAAGCCACGATTTCGTCGAGGCCGCGCTAATGCGCCGTGCCGGGTGGGGAATCTTCATGGCAGCCAATTTGGGAGGCAGTTTCGAGGAGATTCCACCGTCGCTGCTGGATTTCGCGGCGCGTGATCGCCGCTGGTGCCAAGGCAACCTACAGCACATTGCCGTGCTGCCCGCGCGAGGCTTGCATTGGGTATCGCGGCTTCATCTCTTGACCGGAATAGGCTCGTATCTGACCGCGCCGCTATGGCTATTGTTTCTGTTGCTCGGTATCTTGATCTCCTTGCAGGCGTATTTCGTTCGCCCAGAATACTTTCCCAAGGGCTTCGCGCTGTTTCCCGCCTGGCCGGCCCAGGACCCCGTGCTTGCCGCCTGGGTCTTTGTCGCAACGATGGGGCTTCTGATCCTGCCGAAGCTGCTGGCCTATCTCGTCATGGTCGCCCACCGGGAGGAACGGCGTGCCTTTGGTGGCGGTACTCGCGTTTTGGTGGCAGTAGTCGCGGAGATCCTGCTGGCGGCGCTGATCGCGCCATCAATGATGATCTTTCAGTCCACGGCGGTGGCAGAGATTCTGGTTGGTCGGGATGGAGGCTGGCAGGTTCAGCGGCGCAGCAACGGCGGCCTCACGCGGGACGAGATTTGCCGCAAGTTCACAGTCCCGACGCTGTGTGGGATCGTGATGGCGGTCAGTGCCTTCGCAACCTCCGTGCCGTTGCTGCTCTGGATGTCTCCGGTGATTATCGGTCTCGCGCTCGCCATTCCCATCGGAATCGTTACCTCGTCGCCAACGAGAATAGGACGGCTGTTTGCGACGCCGGAGGACAATCTCTCGCCTGAGGTATTGGTTAGGGCGAGGGAGCTTGCCTCGTCCGGCTTCATCGAGGCGCCCGCCGCGCTCGACGAGCTGCGACGGAACCCTGCGCTGTTGTGGCGACACATCGAATCGCTGCCGCCGCCGCGCCGAAAATCTGGCACGATCGATGTCGATCTCGCGATTGCCCGCGCCAAGATCGAGGACAGCGACAGCTTCGAGGAGCTGTTTGACGAGTTATCTGCGCGCGAGACCCTCGCGGTTCTGAAGAACCGCGTAGTTCTGCGGCAGGTGATGGAAATGACATCTCGTTCAGCGTTGGGCGCGGACCGCGCGCCTAGCTAG
- a CDS encoding IS110 family transposase, translating into MPKTTTDNRPEFKPVNFGAAAIDIGSLADWFKACGVTSVAMESTGVYWIPVYEILEQRGFDVILVNARFAKNVPGRKTDVSDAAWLRQLHSYGLLRGSFRPDAEIATLRAYLRQRERLVEYAAAHIQHMQKALMEMNLQLHHVVSDITGATGMRIIRAIVAGERNPDVLATYRDVRCHSSAETIRAALVGNDRDEHVFALSQSLELYDVYQAKMLDCDRKLEVLIAALSSKGAKPVGKLSKPRIKTKQVNTPTFDVRTALYGVLGIDLTDIHGLGPSLALKLIGECGTDLRAWPSAKHFTSWLCLAPGNKISGGKVLSSRTRRSSSRAAALLRLAATTVGRSETALGAFYRRLATRAGKSKAVTATARKIAVLFYNTLRHGMSYKDPGADQYEQQYRSRVLSNLQRRAKSLGFVLQAIPGEDANPAVS; encoded by the coding sequence ATGCCCAAGACGACGACCGATAACCGCCCCGAGTTCAAGCCGGTCAACTTCGGGGCCGCCGCCATCGACATCGGATCACTGGCGGATTGGTTCAAAGCGTGTGGCGTGACCAGTGTTGCGATGGAATCCACCGGGGTCTATTGGATCCCGGTCTATGAGATCCTGGAGCAGCGCGGGTTTGATGTAATTCTCGTCAATGCTCGGTTCGCCAAGAATGTGCCTGGCCGCAAAACCGATGTCAGCGATGCCGCGTGGTTACGCCAGCTTCATTCCTATGGCCTGTTGCGCGGCAGCTTCCGACCCGATGCCGAGATTGCAACCCTGCGCGCCTATCTGCGCCAGCGAGAGCGGCTTGTGGAATATGCCGCCGCCCACATCCAGCATATGCAGAAGGCCCTGATGGAAATGAACCTGCAACTCCATCATGTTGTCTCGGATATCACCGGCGCGACGGGCATGCGGATTATCCGAGCTATTGTTGCAGGCGAACGTAATCCTGACGTGTTGGCAACCTACCGGGATGTACGGTGCCATTCTTCGGCCGAGACAATCCGCGCAGCACTGGTCGGCAACGACCGGGATGAACATGTCTTCGCCCTCAGCCAATCACTAGAACTCTACGACGTCTACCAGGCAAAGATGCTGGATTGCGACCGCAAGCTCGAAGTCCTGATAGCTGCATTGAGCAGCAAAGGGGCAAAGCCGGTCGGAAAGCTATCCAAGCCACGCATCAAGACCAAGCAGGTCAACACACCTACCTTCGATGTTAGGACCGCGCTCTACGGCGTGCTCGGCATCGATCTGACTGACATCCATGGGCTTGGTCCGTCGCTCGCATTAAAGCTTATCGGCGAGTGCGGCACAGATTTGAGGGCATGGCCGAGCGCTAAGCACTTCACCTCTTGGCTTTGCCTGGCACCGGGTAACAAAATCTCCGGTGGCAAGGTGCTATCTTCGCGCACCCGGCGATCCTCCAGTCGGGCAGCCGCACTGTTGCGTCTGGCAGCCACAACCGTCGGGCGGAGCGAGACAGCGCTCGGCGCATTCTATCGCCGGCTGGCCACACGTGCCGGCAAGTCGAAGGCCGTAACAGCGACCGCCCGCAAGATCGCAGTTTTGTTCTACAACACACTTCGGCACGGCATGAGTTACAAGGACCCAGGCGCCGACCAATATGAGCAACAATATCGCAGTCGCGTCCTCTCTAACCTTCAGCGACGGGCCAAATCACTAGGCTTCGTCTTACAGGCCATTCCGGGAGAGGATGCCAATCCGGCTGTTTCTTAG
- a CDS encoding S41 family peptidase: MKKVINSAPSRRHFLRLTSMAAASALAPTVLWAEQQEAADSAISQAVPARIATFEEVWRTVRDRFYDPHLHGLDWAAVQERYLPDATRASSEEALAGVINSMLSELHASHTRYYTAYEPEYYQLSDIFAGALRRRGLQRAFPSGRISYPGIGVLSRLDMQGRSMITGVIEGTPAQQAGLLAGDVIVFAEDVPFQPVQSFRGKVGKEVVLGLRRASAFMQISVTPVDIEPNKMFLDGLKASARIIRANGRSIGYVHIWCYAGFVYQRTLEHLLSQSPLNDADALIWDLRDGWGGAMPEYLDLFNARAPTMQVTDRNGAGELRNVKWRKPVAMLVNGGTRSGKEILAYGFKKYQLGEVIGTRTEGAVLAATAFLIDGGLLLLAVGDVQVDGERLEGVGVAPTIEVQADPASMGLGDPQLNRAIAVLSVA; encoded by the coding sequence ATGAAGAAGGTAATCAACTCAGCACCGTCGCGCCGCCACTTTTTGCGGCTAACATCAATGGCTGCGGCATCCGCCCTGGCTCCAACGGTTTTGTGGGCCGAGCAGCAAGAAGCAGCGGATTCGGCCATATCCCAAGCCGTGCCGGCACGCATCGCCACGTTCGAGGAGGTATGGCGGACCGTGCGAGACCGCTTCTACGATCCGCACTTACACGGGCTCGATTGGGCGGCGGTCCAGGAACGTTACTTGCCGGACGCCACGCGGGCGAGTTCCGAAGAGGCGCTGGCCGGCGTCATCAATAGCATGCTCTCTGAGCTGCATGCTTCGCACACCCGCTACTACACAGCGTACGAACCAGAGTACTACCAGCTTTCCGATATCTTTGCTGGTGCGCTAAGGCGGCGCGGACTGCAACGCGCTTTTCCGAGTGGCCGTATCTCCTATCCCGGCATTGGCGTCCTCTCTCGTCTCGACATGCAGGGCCGCAGCATGATTACCGGTGTTATAGAAGGCACGCCGGCCCAACAAGCCGGCCTGCTCGCTGGCGATGTGATCGTCTTCGCCGAAGACGTACCGTTTCAGCCGGTCCAGTCATTCCGTGGCAAGGTTGGCAAGGAAGTCGTGCTGGGCCTGCGTCGTGCCAGCGCGTTTATGCAAATATCGGTTACCCCGGTCGATATTGAGCCCAACAAAATGTTCTTGGACGGCTTGAAGGCCAGTGCCCGTATAATACGGGCCAATGGCCGAAGCATCGGCTATGTTCATATCTGGTGCTACGCTGGCTTCGTGTACCAGCGGACGCTCGAGCATCTTCTATCGCAAAGTCCGCTGAACGACGCCGACGCGCTGATCTGGGACCTGCGCGATGGTTGGGGCGGCGCGATGCCCGAGTATCTTGATTTGTTCAACGCGCGAGCGCCGACAATGCAGGTCACTGATCGCAATGGCGCCGGCGAACTCCGGAACGTGAAGTGGCGCAAGCCTGTCGCCATGCTTGTCAACGGTGGCACCCGCAGCGGCAAGGAGATCCTTGCCTATGGCTTCAAGAAGTACCAGCTTGGCGAGGTCATCGGTACCCGGACCGAGGGAGCTGTCCTCGCTGCGACGGCATTTCTCATTGACGGCGGCTTGCTGTTACTCGCGGTCGGGGACGTGCAGGTCGACGGCGAGCGGCTGGAAGGCGTTGGCGTCGCACCCACGATCGAGGTCCAAGCTGACCCGGCCTCCATGGGTCTAGGTGATCCTCAACTCAATCGTGCAATCGCAGTCCTATCCGTGGCCTGA